The Streptomyces cyanogenus DNA segment TGGCCTGTGGGAGCTCGCGAAGCCGTTGATTCCGGAGGACCGGGTACGACCGCAGGGCGGCTGGAAGCAGAACACGCCTGATGAGACGCTGTTCGCGGCGATCATCTACGTGCTGGTCAGTGGCTGTGCGTGGCGGGCCTTGCCGCCGTGCTTCGGGATATCGAAGTCGACCGCGCACCGCCGGTTTATGATCTGAGCCGGCGTGTGGGACCGCCTGCACGAAGCGGTCCTGCATCAGCTCGACGATGCGGGCCTTGTCGATGTCTCCCGTGTGGTACTCGACTGCGCCCACGTCAGGGCGAAAAAGGGGGTGAACACACAGGTCCGAGCCCCGTGGGCCGGGGGAAGCCGGTTCCCGTACACCAACAACGACCGCTACCGCGGCATTCACGGCAGCCGCCACGTGATCCTCGTCAACCCGGCCGACCTGTCCGAACTCGGCCACGCCCAGGGCGACCGCGTGGACCTGGTGAGCGTCTGGGAGGACGGCACCGAGCGCCGGGCCGAGAACTTCGAGGTCGTGTCCTACCCGGCGGCCAAGGGTTCGGCCGCCGCCTACTACCCGGAGACGAACGTCCTGGTGCCGCTCGACAGCGTCGCCGACGTAAGCAACCAGCTCACGTCGAAGGGCATCGTCGTCCGCCTCGAACCCATGGGCGACCGATCCCGGTCGGCGCCCGTCTGACCGAAACCGATGATGCCGCACCCCGCCGGGCCCCGCTGACGGCAGCGGCGCCCCCGCCGTCCGTCTGGTAGCGCGTGCTTCGTTGCGTCGACCCTCTACCAGGTCCCCGATCTCCTCCAGGAGCTGCTGACGTGCTGGGCTGACACCTGCACCACCTGCGGACGTCCTCTACCCGCCCAACGAAGCCGCCGCAGACAAGGCAGAACCTAACGAAGCACTCCTAGAAGGGTCATGAAGATCTTGGTGAGGGCTGGTCGGCCGTAGGCCGGGCAACCCCTGTCCGTTAGGCGGTGGCCGGGGCGAGTTGCCAGCCGCTGCCGGTGTGGGTGAGTCCGAGGCTGATCAGTCGGCGGAGTGAGGGCGGCTGCTCGGATGTGGAGCCAGGTGTTGTTGTCGATGGTTCCGCAGTAGCGGAGTATGCGGTTGCCGTGCGGACGAGCCAGGCGACGGCGCGTTCGACGGGTGGTCGCCAGCGGCGATGGGCGGCTTGCCAGTCGGCTCGGTGGCGGCCTGGCGGCGGACGGCCGCTTGCAGGTCGTGGTGGGGCCGGATGGTCAGGATGCGGCCGGCTTTGGCCTTGGTGCACCGCTCACGCCGAGGACATCCGGCGCAAAGGTCTTCGAAGGCCGCCTTGTGCTGGCTGTGCTGTCCGCCGGGGTCCGACAGCACAACGGTGTGTCCGGCGGGGCAGGTGACTGTGGCGGCGGCGGTGTCGATGGCGAAGTCGTCCAGGGTGAAGCCGCCGGGGATGGCGGGCCGCAGCGAGGCGGGCGTGAAGAACAGCCGGTGTCCCGCTTGGTGCAGTACTTGGCGCGTGTCGCCGGCGGTGTCGCCGAAGGCGTTCACCGGGCTCGGGTCTGGTGGTGCTCGGCTCCGGCGCCGGGCCGCAGAGCTACGGCGGTGTGTAAGCCTCGCTTGATACACCCGGCCCCTTTGGACTTACTCGTCTAGCTCGCTGATGTGTCGGGCACTGCACCTTGATCAAAGACGCCTTCTCATGGACCAGCCTCAGGGGCGTCTGAGGGTTCCTCAATCCATCGGCGCAGCATGGGTAGCAGGACGTCAGGGTCGACCGGCTTGGCCACGCAGTCGGACGCGCCTGCCTCGACAGCCAGCTCTTGGCCGCCAAGCGCACCCCCTGAAGCCAGCGCGATGATGGGCATGGCACGACCCCTCGCCGTCCGGCGAATCTTCGCGATCGTCGTCGGGCCGTCCGCCACCGGCAGCATGACATCGATGACGACAACCCTGATACCGTCGCGCTGCTCCAGCAAATCGAGTGCCTCGTCCCCGTCCTCGGCATAGCTCACGTACAGACCGTGGCCTTCCAAGAGGCTAGTGAGTGCGAAGACGCTGCGTATGTCGTGGTCGACGATTAACACCTCGCCGTCAAAGCGGATGTCCCGGTCCACCTCCACGACCCCGTGCTCATCCAAGTTCTTCGACGGCGCTTCGGCACCGGTCAGGTCCAGGAGCGCAGCCTGCTGTTGACGTAGGGCTGCAGCTGCCTGACGGCGCCTGATAAGCGCAGCGAATTCGTTCTGTGCCTTTGCTGTCGTCTCGTCGTCCTGCGATGGATCGCTCGGATACAATGGCAAGTACAGCGTGAACGTCGAGCCGTGACCTGGTTCGCTCTGCACATGGATCTCACCACCAAGTAGCCACGCGATCTCTCGCGAAATAGTGAGTCCGAGGCCCGCGCCTCCGTACTTGCGCCTGCTGATCGCGTCAACTTGCTTGAACGCCTCGAAGATGACCTCCAACTGGCTGGCCACGATGCCGACCCCTGTGTCTATCACAGCGAACGCGACGACGTCGACGCCTGGACCCGAAAGCGACCCAGCCTCCATAAGCTGCCGCCGTATGGCCGGCGGAACATCCGTGCCGGCGGGGTGAATGGCCACCCCGACTTCACCGGAGTCGGTGAACTTGATTGCGTTCGAAACCAGGTTGCGCATCACTTGCAGCAGTCGGTGTTCGTCGGTAAGTAGTGTGGGAGGCAATTCCGGAGACACTCGCACCGAGAAGTTGAGGCCCTTTTCCGCTGCCAATGGATTGAAGAGGGCCCTTAGGTAGTCGGCGAGCTCTACGAGTGTGGCTGGATCGGCGAGTACCTTCATCTTGCCCGCCTCAACCATCGACAGGTCGAGAATGTCATCGATCAGTTGGAGGAGGTCGCTGCCAGCATCATGGATAGTCTTTGCGAACCCGATCTGCCTTGGCGAAAGGTTCTTTTCGTCGTTGTCTGCGAGCAGCTTGGCCAGAATCAAAAGTGAGTTGAGTGGTGTGCGCAATTCGTGTGACATGTTTGCCATGAACCATGATTTGTTGCGCATGGAGAGCACGAGTTGTTCGGCACGTTCCTCTAGGACCTGCCGGGCCTCTTCGATCTCGGCGTTCTTTTCCTCGACGTCGAGGTTCCGCAGTGTCAGCAGTTCAGCTCTTTCCTCCAGTTGAGCATTGGATGCCTGGAGTGCTTTTTGTCGTTCTTCCAGTTGTGCCGTCTGGTGCCGCAGTTGTGCGGCTATCTCCTGAGATTGGCTTAACAGCTGTTGAGTTTGCTGTTGCTCAAGGATTGCGTCGCTGCTGAGCCGGATGAGATTGGCAACTTTCTCTGGGATGTCCGGGCCGCGTTCGCCCAGCCAGCGCTGTGCCTCCGCTACTCGGGTAGCGGAGAGGAGGTCTTCGTCCCGGGCGCGTTCTTCCATGACGGTCAGCCACTGCTGGAAATCGGCGTCTTCCTCGACCCAGGCAGAGAGTCTGTCCCATTCTCGAATCAGTGCTTCGTGTGCGATCTCGGCTGTCTCGGGTCCATCGGATCCGAGGATGACGAGACGTCGGTCCGGGTCGGCCAGTAGCTGGGCGATGTGCCAGTCAGTGCCGAGATGGGAGCGCTCGGCGGTCACGCGGACGGCGCTGGCCGCCCCACCGCGGGCTCGAATCATGGATAGCAGAGCACGACGGATGCGTTGCTCATCCAGTCGGAGTTGGTCGTGTAGCCAGTAGTAGGCCTTCTCCGCGTGCTGGTTCAGGGCTCCAGCAACGCCGCCGAGGCCGTGATAACTGTCGAAACTGATTTGGCGTTCACCCTGCAAGGGCCACAGTTCGGTCAAGGTGAACTCTAGGAGTGGCAGACTACCTGCTGCCCTGCTGGCCTCACGGGCGATCTTCTCCGCCAGTCCCGGGCTGAAGGCCACTCCGGCAAGTTGTGCCGGTTCCACGATCACCCGTGTCAGTGCTGCTTCGTCCAGCGGGGAGACGTTCAGCTGCCGATCTTGTAGTCGGGAACCGATCTGAGGTAGTTCCAGCAAGTCGGGAAGAAAGTCGGCCCGCAGTGTGCACACCAGACGTACGTTTGGGTCTTGCACGGTGTCCGGGGGCGGCAGCAGATGCTGCAGGAACTGCAGCGTCTTATCCGTGTCCGGACTCCCGCTGAGCACCTCCTCGAACTGGTCCCCGATGAGGGCCAGTCGTTTCCCGGTGAGCAAGGAAACCTTCGAAGCTACGGGCCAAAACCCGTCCTCACGCAGCGCCCGGGCTCGGTGATCCAACTGTTCAAGGGAGTGGTTCGCTCCAGGATGCTCAAGATCGAGCAGCGCCCGAGCAACTGATTCATAGGGTGTCACTCCTGGCCGGAAGGACGCCACCATCCATCCGTCTGCCGAAAGCGAAGGCTGCAGTCCAGCCGCAACAAGGGAAGACTTTCCGACACCTGAAGGGCCGGTGACGACCACAAGCGGCTGCACCCTCACCATTTCCCGGAGCCGCTTGACCTCGCGCTCGCGCCCCACGAAGATGCCCGCCTGCGCGTCTGCTGCCGTGAATGCCTGCAGCCCTCGGTATGGACACGGCGGAAGTACCAACCGACCCAGGACCTCGGGCCAGGCAGTTGCTACCTCTGACAGGGCCACTGCATACGCATCTTGCTCTGCACCTTCTTTGCTCGCGATTGCGAGCATCCCTACGGCTGCATCGCCCCAGCGATCCGTCGCCACAACTGGCGTGCCGCTGTAACCGGGCTGAGCTCGCAAGGCGGCCTCGGCGCGGGCATCGAGCTGGATCAAACCACCACCGACTGCTCCACGTACAGAGCAGGTGGTCCAGGCACCCTTGTCCTTTCTGGCGGGGACACTCGGATAGCCGAACATCGATACCTGGGAATCGGCGGTCAGGTCAATACGTGCATCGACCAGCCGCGCCGGCCCGGCTCCAACAGGCAGTGTGTCTCCACCCACGACGACCAAGCCGGCTACGTCACGTCCAGAACCGCCTGGTCCAGCGGGCGGATCCCACGCCTCGACTCGGCAGACACGCAGCGGCGCGCCATCGACGTCGCCCAGCAAGACGAACTCAACCTGGACTCGAACGTCGTCATGAGGGCGTTCAAGGCGGTACTTGTCACGTCCGAGCGCTGCATTGACGACATGTGCACATGTGACGATGTGCCGGTCTCCGACAACGAAACCGAGGCCGATGGGAGCGCCTGAGACTGCTGACCGGATCTTTACGATGAACCCTTCCCGCCGAGCGTGCATGTGGATCAAGCGCGCTTCCAGACCACCCGGACGGCGAAGTTCACCTCTGTCGTCCCCTTGGCGATGATCACGCCGCTTTCGCCGCCGATCTTCAGCCCGAACTGAATCTCCATCTCATCCGGCTTAAGCTCTTGGACCGTTTCAGACACCTGCGACAGAGCTGGCCTCACGCGCTCCAGTGCCTGACGGAGCGAGGTCTGGGCTCGGGATACCACGCCGTCGTCCGCAGCAAGTTCCAGGTCCGAGCCCACCAGGCTGCCGTCAACCTCGAAGACGGCAGTGCCTTCGCGATCACCGTCCACCGTCATCATGACGAGTTCTGCCACAGTGCCCCCTTGCGCCCGGCAGGCCCCCAGCCATGGGAGCCAGCAACAATGTCCCTCATTCTGTGACATCCAGTACCGGCATCGCGGGAAAATCCAAGAGAGATTCCGAAAGTATCGAGCCACCCTTACACCAGGCGGCGCACAGAGGACGGTGGAGGACTGAGATCTGGATGCACGTGATTGGCAGGCGGG contains these protein-coding regions:
- a CDS encoding transposase; the encoded protein is MNAFGDTAGDTRQVLHQAGHRLFFTPASLRPAIPGGFTLDDFAIDTAAATVTCPAGHTVVLSDPGGQHSQHKAAFEDLCAGCPRRERCTKAKAGRILTIRPHHDLQAAVRRQAATEPTGKPPIAAGDHPSNAPSPGSSARQPHTPLLRNHRQQHLAPHPSSRPHSAD
- a CDS encoding ATP-binding protein, whose translation is MHARREGFIVKIRSAVSGAPIGLGFVVGDRHIVTCAHVVNAALGRDKYRLERPHDDVRVQVEFVLLGDVDGAPLRVCRVEAWDPPAGPGGSGRDVAGLVVVGGDTLPVGAGPARLVDARIDLTADSQVSMFGYPSVPARKDKGAWTTCSVRGAVGGGLIQLDARAEAALRAQPGYSGTPVVATDRWGDAAVGMLAIASKEGAEQDAYAVALSEVATAWPEVLGRLVLPPCPYRGLQAFTAADAQAGIFVGREREVKRLREMVRVQPLVVVTGPSGVGKSSLVAAGLQPSLSADGWMVASFRPGVTPYESVARALLDLEHPGANHSLEQLDHRARALREDGFWPVASKVSLLTGKRLALIGDQFEEVLSGSPDTDKTLQFLQHLLPPPDTVQDPNVRLVCTLRADFLPDLLELPQIGSRLQDRQLNVSPLDEAALTRVIVEPAQLAGVAFSPGLAEKIAREASRAAGSLPLLEFTLTELWPLQGERQISFDSYHGLGGVAGALNQHAEKAYYWLHDQLRLDEQRIRRALLSMIRARGGAASAVRVTAERSHLGTDWHIAQLLADPDRRLVILGSDGPETAEIAHEALIREWDRLSAWVEEDADFQQWLTVMEERARDEDLLSATRVAEAQRWLGERGPDIPEKVANLIRLSSDAILEQQQTQQLLSQSQEIAAQLRHQTAQLEERQKALQASNAQLEERAELLTLRNLDVEEKNAEIEEARQVLEERAEQLVLSMRNKSWFMANMSHELRTPLNSLLILAKLLADNDEKNLSPRQIGFAKTIHDAGSDLLQLIDDILDLSMVEAGKMKVLADPATLVELADYLRALFNPLAAEKGLNFSVRVSPELPPTLLTDEHRLLQVMRNLVSNAIKFTDSGEVGVAIHPAGTDVPPAIRRQLMEAGSLSGPGVDVVAFAVIDTGVGIVASQLEVIFEAFKQVDAISRRKYGGAGLGLTISREIAWLLGGEIHVQSEPGHGSTFTLYLPLYPSDPSQDDETTAKAQNEFAALIRRRQAAAALRQQQAALLDLTGAEAPSKNLDEHGVVEVDRDIRFDGEVLIVDHDIRSVFALTSLLEGHGLYVSYAEDGDEALDLLEQRDGIRVVVIDVMLPVADGPTTIAKIRRTARGRAMPIIALASGGALGGQELAVEAGASDCVAKPVDPDVLLPMLRRWIEEPSDAPEAGP
- a CDS encoding CU044_2847 family protein; this translates as MAELVMMTVDGDREGTAVFEVDGSLVGSDLELAADDGVVSRAQTSLRQALERVRPALSQVSETVQELKPDEMEIQFGLKIGGESGVIIAKGTTEVNFAVRVVWKRA